Genomic segment of Schistocerca nitens isolate TAMUIC-IGC-003100 chromosome 9, iqSchNite1.1, whole genome shotgun sequence:
ttattgtgatcaAGATACACACAAAGGCCACGTCTACTAcaatagtacgagtttatatgtcaactagctctgcagatgacgaagaaattgatgaaatgtatgatgagttaaaagaaattattcagatagtgaaggcagacgaaaatttaatagtcatgggtgactggaattcgatagtaggaaaagggagagaaggaaaggtagtaggtgaatacggattgggagtaagaaatgaaagaggaagccatttggtagaattttgcacagagcataacttaatcatacctaacacttggttcaaaaatcatgaaagaaggttgtatacatggaagaagcctggaagtactagaaggtatcagacagattatataatggtaagacagagatttaggaaccaggtttaaaatggtaagacatttccaggggtagatgtggactatgacaacaatctattggttatgaactgtagattaaaactgaagaaactgcaaaaaggtggaaatttaaggagatgcgacctggataaactgactaaaccagaggatgtacagagtttcagggagagcataagggaacaattgacaggaatgggggaaagaaatacagggtgattcaaaaagaataccacaactttaggaatttaaaactctgcaacgacaaaaggcagagctaagcactatctgtcggcgaattaagggagctataaagtttcatttagttgtacatttgttcgcttgaggcgctgttgactaggcgtcagcgtcagttgatgctaagatggcgaccgctcaacagaaaactttttgtgttattgagtacggcagaagtgaatcgacgacagttgttcagcgtgcatttcgaacgaagtatggtgttaaacctcctgataggtggtgtattaaacgttggtataaacagtttacagagaatgtgtgtttgtgcaaagggaaaagttctggacggccgagaacgagtgatgaaaatgtaggacGCAtcaagcaagcatttgttcgcagcccaggaaaatcgactcacagagagctgcaaattccacaatcaactgtatggagagtcctacgaaaaaggttagttatgaaaccttatcgtcaactacccgaggcgatggatcggtcgccaggcagcacgtgacagagcacttcatcactggcctccaagaagccctgatcttaccacctgcgattttttcttatgggggtatgttaaggatatggtgtttcggccacctctcccagtcatcattgatgatttgaaacgagaaataacagcagctatccaaactgttacgcctgatatgctacagagagtgtggaacgagttggagtattgggttgatattgctcgtgtgtctggagggggccatattgaacatctctgaacttgtttttgagtgaaaaaaaacctttttaaatactctttgtaatgatgtataacagaaggttatattatgtttctttcattaaatacacatttttaaagttgtggtattctttttgaatcaccctgtacagtagaagaagaatgggtaccattgagggatgaagtagtgaaggcagcagaggatcaagtaggtaaaaagacgagggctagtagaaatccttgggaaatagaagaaatattgaatttaattgatgataggagaaaatataaaaatgcagtaaatgaagcagccaaaaaggaatacaaacgtctcaaaaatgagatcgacaggaagtgcaaaatggctaagcagggatggctagaggacaaatgtaaggatgtagaggcttatctcactaggggtaagatagatactgcctacaggaaaattaaagagacctttggagagaagagaaccacttgtatgaatatcaagacctcagatggaaacccagttctaagcaaagaggggaaagcagaaaggtggaaggagtatatagagggtctccacaagggcgatgttcttgaggacaatattacagaaattaaagagagtgtagatgaagatgaaatgggagatataatactgcgtgaagagtttgacagagcactgaaagacgtaagtcgaaacaaggccccggaattatacaacattcgattagaattactgacagccttgggagagccagttctgagaaaactctaccatctggtgagcaagatgtatgagacaggtgaaataccctcagacttccagaagaatataataatttcaatcctaaagaaagcaggtgttgacagatgtgaaaattaccgaactatcagtttaataaacggctgcaaaatactaacacgatttctttacagacgaatggaaagactggtagaagccaacctcggggaagaccagtttggattccgtagaaatatcgtttctagcatttgtagacttagagaaagctttgcccctgaaggtggcaggggtaaaatacatggagcgaaaggctattcacaatttgtacagacagtttgtacagttggcagttataagagtcgatggacatgaaaggaaagcagtgtttgggaaggggaagggagtgagacagggttgtagcctctccctgatgttatccaatctgtatattgagcaagcagtgaaggaaacaaaagaaaaattcggagtaggtattaaaatccatagataagaaataaaaactttgaggttcggtggtgatattgtaattctgtcagagacagcaaaggacctggaagagcagctgaatggaacggacagtgtcttgaaaggaggatataagatgaacatcaacaaaagcaaaatgagcataatggaatgtagtcgacttaagttgggtgatgctgagggaattaattacattaggaaatgagacacttaaagtagtaaaggggttttgctatttggggagcaaaataactgataatggtcgaagtagagaggatataaaatgtggactggcaatgacaaggaaagcttttccgaagaagagaaatttgttaacattgagtatagatttaagtgtcaggaagtcgtttctgaaagtatttgaatgaagtgtagccatgtatgggagtgaaacatggccgataaatagtttagacaacaagagaatagaagctttcgaaatgtggtgctacggaagaatgctgaagattagatgggtagatcacataactaatgaggaggaattgaatagaattggggagaagagtagtttgtggcacaacttgacaagaagaagggaccggttggtaggacatgttctgaggcatcaagggttcaccaatttagtattggatggcagtgtggagggtaaacattgtagagggagatcaagagatgaatacaataagcagattcagaaggatgtaggttgaaataggtacttggagatgaagaagcttgcactggagagtagcatggagagctgaatcaaaccagtctcaggactgaagaccacaacgacaaacaACAGTGGCTAGTAGAGGGGGATGCGCAGAAGTCTGAAAATTGGGTCGCCTTCCTACATCACGCGAACTAGTTATATTAACTTCGATCACAACGGACGCGTGTGTAGGACTGTATTAAATACTGACACGACAGGAAACTGGATTACGTAAGACAAGATATATGATCCTGTAGCAAGAAATATGCGTAGACCCAGCAGCTCTTATTTCTACCTTTTCTTGAGAACAGTGCCACTTAAAAATTCTCTCAGAGCACTTAGCTGCTTATTTGTAAGTGTATATGACTGTTAATATAACCAGTCAGTCAAGCATGACGTTGCAAATTAGTTAAAGTCTTTTGACTGGCTAGAGTAATCTGTCCCATAAGTTTCTATCCAGTGCTATGTCTTCCACTTCTGCATTACGACTACATGGCGTGTTCTCTGTCACACGTACTGATTATGCCAGCATTTTATTATCTAAAGCAAAGTACTTACTTCTGCTTATCCTTTAAAGGAAGTGCATCAGTAATCAGCGAGCTCATTGCCAATGAAACTAACTTCTCTAGCAATTGCAAATGCGCCGGCTTGGTTGTTTAACTTGTTTCACAAGCATCGATATTGCGGAGCGCTGTGTCGATGAATAATAACTGAACACACATACGTCGAGAAAACTATCAACTGTAGTATTTATCGATTAATCGATATTTAGTGTGTTGTGTTATTATTTTCATTACAAATTTATAATAGTCGCTTAACTGTAAAATATCGAAGCAGTTATTTGTTATGGCAGCAGTTGACATTCTAAATACAGACACTCATGAAAATAGGTGTGGCGCCTGTAATGAAGTTTTTCAATTTACTTGATGTATCCCATTTGTAATTAATGAAGATTCTTTTGTGTTCGACGATTTTGTGTGTTGTTGCCACTTCGATAACCTGTGACACTTGTGATAAGTGGCCGAAGAATTACACGCACTTAGTGATGGATATAATCGAGCGTGATACTTGTCCTAGGCTGAAAAGAAGCCTAAGTGAATGGCAGTTTTCTTGTAGCAAACTGAAACAGTTGCccattgatgaaataaaagaaaactatgtCCGTGGGAATGTAGAAAATGCGGTGTTTTCAGAAGTGTCACCGGTGCCATTAAAAACAAAGCTAAGGCTTGTGTCGATCTCGCGAGATGCATTAACAGACATTCTTGACATGGATCCGGAAATAAGTGACACAGAGGAATTTATTCAGTTTATAGCTGGGAATAAAGTGTTGGATAGTTCAACACCGTTAGCTCACAGATACGGCGGTTACCAGTTTGGACTTTGGGCTTACCAACTAGGTGATGGAAGAGCAGTATCGCTTGGAGAATACGTTAACAGGTGAGCAGCATATCAAGCCTATATACTATCTGTTGCATGGGTAGTGGTTGATTGATTCATTACACTTTTCAGCAAAGGACAACATTGGGAATTACAACTAAAAGGCTCAGGAAGGACACCATACTCGCGGTTTGGTGATGGACGAGCAGTGCTTCGTTCGTCAGTCAGAGAGTTTCTATGCTCTGAAGCCATGTATTATTTAGGTAGCGGTCACTGCATCATACAAAACATTAAGAACTTAATTGTTTATATGAATAATAGGCTGTATTTTTAGATAGACAGATTTCCAAATCATGATCAATCTTTAAAGAAATTATCTGCAATCAGTTCCTGTTTTCATGAACATATTTTCAGGGATTCCAACTTCTAGGGCTGCCACCTTAGTTGTTAGTGAAGATCCTGTTGTAAGGGATCAGTTTTACAAGGGTTATCCTAAAGCAGAGAGAGCAGCTGTAGTGCTGAGGCTAGCACCTTCTTGGTTCCGGTTTGGTTCCCTGGAAATTTTGACAGAGTATGGTGAATTGGCAACTCTTAAAGTTTTAGTAGATTACATCATTCAGGTGACAATTTTTTATAATAACTGTTTAAACACAGTGCTTGGGAAGTGACCAACTGATAGGCTCTGGTAAAAACACAGTAACACATTAAGATTTTCTTTCAGGAACATTTCCCTGACTTGAAGGATGACAAgaacaaatatgttcaaatgtttAGTGATGTAGCATATAAGTCAATGGACCTGGCAATACATTGGGATACTGTGGGATTTGCTCATGGTGTACTGAACACAGATAACATGAGCCTTCTTGGAATTACCATTGACTATGGTCCCTTTGGTTTTGTAGAAACTTATGATCCACTCTTTGTGCCAAATTCATCGGATGATGAGAAGAGATATGCTCTTTGTAAACAGCTCGAAGTAAGTGGATCAGCTATATTTGTTAATTTGTGCTAACATATCTTGACACATATATTACCTGCACAAGCATTTTTGTTGATTTGTCATACATATCCAAAGTGTAGCAGTATTTGAAAGATTTAATAGGTCTCTTCAACATTTGGAACTTAATTTCTAGTGAATTACTTCAGTATACCAAATTTAATTTCTGAATATAATTGATATGAAATTCAGAGAGTCAACTAACTTTTGAAGTTATTAAGCTAAAGGAGAAAAGGAGAAGTATTCATCATGAAAACTATGCTGATGACAACTAAGTTAAGAGTCTGTGATGCCATAATTAATGCCAGTTTCTGAGGTGGTTGTGTGTAGTGGACAGTGCACCAAGTACTTACAACACGCACTAAAATATGTATTAGCTAATTTTTAATGCCACTTGTTAGAAATGAAGGGAATAAACTTGATTGCTTCCTATATGCCACCAAGAGAAATGTCACCAGGATTTCATATTTGTAACTCAGATTGCACAAAACATACAGAGCTAAGAGTGGTGTCATATGTATTGTGGCTACATAACACCTAGCAGTATCATTTGATCTCAGACATAACCTGGTGCTGGAGCGAACTAATTGTCTGCCTGTTGTCTTCCAAGACTCAGAATTTGGTGCCAATCATAAGTGCCTGGACAAGTAGTACCATGTGAAGTGAGGGACAAGGACGACCTGTGGTGGTTTGGCAGTCATATTAGAAAGTTGTTGTGAAACTAAAGAGAGtttcagtgcacatttaaatgtaGCCAAAGCCTCGCAGACTAACAAAAACTATACAGAGTCAAAATTCCCATAAGGAGAGCCATGCACAAAGTGTTCAactaatttgaaagtaaaattctgtatatatGTGATCTGACAAAGAATATTAGCCTAAGAAGTTTTGttattacgttaaatcagtaaatgggtcAAAGCCATCTCACCAGACACTTCATGACAAAATGACATTGAAATGTACATTTGTAGAATTTTACTTCTGAGCAGTTCTAAGTCACAAGTTTCCTCCATTGACCATCATAAATAATGTGTGCCTCACATTCCTTTTTTTAGTGCAGGAACTGGAAGCAGTAATTTAGTGCCTCTGCGCACTATCTTCCTCCAGTTTGTTTACTGTAAATTCTGAAGTATACTGGGCATTGATTTTGACATGCAGTATCATTGAAATGGCATATACAGACAACTCATATAATACCAATATGGCAACCATGAAGTTGTTTATGCAACCGTAATGAAACACGGCAACAGAAATTTCACCTTAAAACAATAGCCTATATTaaataatctaaaactaataaGTAACTGATGGGACACCTGCCAGGAATTTGAGGGTAGCAGGAACAAATcaccatctcctgctcccccttcACATATGTCGAAatccaaaaatgaaacaaaattctaTTAACCTCATGGTACTTGAATCCTCCAAAAGAACACTgcaaatttttattattatcttgTTAACTTACATAGCTAAAATAAATTTAAGGTTACCAACTAACCATGAAACAATGATTTCTACTGGGAGGAAAATCCACAAATAATGATGTCTTAAATTCACTTCAGCCGTGTACCTAAAATGAACACAACAATGCCGACTGACCACattaaaacaaaattccaaagcAACTGAATAATATACAAATAAGAATATACATCTGGTATCTTTAACTTCAATTTATCTACAGAGTTAAAATGAAGTCCACAATACCCACTAAACATATATCAATACATTCATAACCAAGTCCAAAAACTAAATAAACACATCTTAACAACTAATTTAGCTATCAGAAAAAATGACGGTAGCAACCAAATCTCTGGTAGCAAAAACCTAAAAATATAACATAATTCAAAATATAGTCCAAAAACACAAATCAATAAAACCACTAAAATATTTCCCGACTTGCCCATTGCCTACAAATCATTTCCCATTTTTCCTGCAACAGAAACTGTACCAACTAAAActgagttaaaaaacaaaagagaacttcttttgtaataaatcataaCAGTGTTCAGCTTTTAAAAAATTTACAGTCAAGTAGCTTCATCTTAGTCCCAATCCTGTTTTTATTTTAGTAAATGATTTACTGCTACACAGAACATTGCACTCAGTTTTATGTGCAGATGATACATCTGTGCTGATTGCAAGCGAGACCACAGGACAAATTCCTCAAAGAGTCATTTGCGCCCCAAATAGTTAATTGAAAACACTGGTTTGGTGTAAATGAATTAAAAGTAAACATGAAAACAAAACCACCTCACACAGTTTAAAACTAAACAGTGAAAATCAGGTGACTTCCAAATCACTCATAAAAGTCAGAATCTATCAAATTCTTgggaatatttttagaaaaaaaaattctggtctTCGCATATAAGCTACTTGGCAAATGAGCTAAACAGTCTAGCATTCATAATCACAATATTGTCTTATGCAGGTGACATTGACACTAGGAAAGATCTTTACAACAACTGTTTTGAAGCCATTGTAAGATACAGAGTAATATTTTGAGGGAATGCAAGTAGTGTAAATCAAAAAACTATCATTAGAAATTTGTGTAATATTAAGCCTAGAGAGTCATGCCGATCTTTATTCAAGGATTAAAACTATTCCATGTATTTACAGTTATGAACTGTTTGTCTTTATCCATACCAGTTCATAATTATTTATAGAAAACTAATTACAACATATGTATGACACAAGAAACAAAGAGAACTTCGTGTTGCCATCTCAGAAAATAAAACTCTACTTCCAAACTCCTCATTACATGGctatgaaaatttataataaattaaaaatctttCACTGTATGGAACTATGTTTCATGAAGATGAGATTACACATCATCCTAGtgcaaaaatgttattattcactcttggaatttttaaatgatgatgaagattgcTTTGTAGGGTAATGAAACAAATTTGtaacaatttttgtaaattaaGATTGCTTTTGTTCTTTGTTTGATACATTGTATGTATCACTGATACATTTTCTATATTGATGAGTTTCCTGTGCTTTAAATCAATGGTTTATGTATGTACATCATGAGACAATAAACTTCAGATTCTGAGGGTAGATGCGGTACCACTATCATGTCCATCATTCCTTTTACTTTCAGGAATGATGTACAGGCAGAACAACAGTCAGTAATGTTCTGTATGAGCTCGTATTACTCTGATTTTCCCTCTGTGGTCATTTTTCAAAATGTAGGTGGGAGGtagtaataattttctttttaatctgTTCCCTCTCCATGACGCACAGTGTCTTCCCTTAGAGTTTGATGAACATATCCATAATGCTTTCATTCTTACTAAATGAAGCTATGATGAattgtactgttctttggattctCTCTACGTCCTCTATTAATCCTATCTGTAATTAATGGTTCCATCTAACTAGCAAGTCTCAAGAATCAGTGGAGTGAGGAATTTGTAAGCTACTTGTTTAAATTTCCTTGTGATTCACTTTTGAATCTTAGTCTTGCATCTGCTTTTGCTATGTCTGATTTTGTGTGTTTGTACCATTTTAGCTCACTCTGAATGTATACTCCTCAATATTTTATGGTTCTTAGTGTTTCCAGTAATTGATCATCAAATGTATAATTAGTCAATAATGTtctgtatgttacatttatttatgttgagggtcaattggcAGTCGTTACACCAAACAAATGTCCCCGCATATTGCTACAGTTATCTGGCATTGTGACTTCAGTGTACAAAACATCATCATCTGAGAATGctttcacagagtttttggaattatccAACACATCATTTACATGAATGGTAACGACATTATAATACTCCTTTTGGGATTCACTCAAAGTAATTTTTACATCTTATGATGTCACCCCGTGTTACAACATGTTGAGATCTATCTGCCAGAAATACCAAATGTAATTACAAAGTTAGTGTGTTATTTCATAAGCTTTGATTTGGTTCACTATGCAATTATGCAGAATGTGGATATTTATCAGATGGTTtattgaagtcaaggaacatggcaccaACCTGGGAGCTGTTATGTTCTGCCTTCTTGGTCTCAtggatgaacagtgtaatcagagctTCACAAGACCACTGTTGGCAGAATTTATGTTGCCTTCTACAGAGGTAATTCTCATTCTCTGAATGGGTCATGATACACAAGCATAAAATTTGATCTATAGTTGCACATTGTCAATAAAACCTATAGTTACATACATGTGTCTGATTGCCCTTATTGAACATGGAAACGACATGTACTGTTTTCCAACCACTAGGAATGCTTTGTTCTTTTGATAACCTACAGACTGCAACTAGAAGGGGAGCTAGCTCTTTCAAGCAGTAGTTGTTGTTTTAGTAGTTTGTactattacaataaaaaaaaggagtTCATATTTTACATTCTTATGGATCTAGTTTGGCAAGTAtgggactgttaatctgtataggGTAATACAGGAGTGTCATCTGATCGAGTTGCTTTTCCTCTATCGAGTGACTTAAGTTGAGTTTCTGTTCaaaaatcgcttatctcaatgaaaGTTCAGGACTGTTACTTACTAGATGATCTGAGATGATGTCCTCATGAGTCAGTTCTGTAACTAACTACTCAGCATAATTTCCAGAAAACACTTTCAGAGTAATCTCACATGAATCCTTGTCTCTGCCACCCAGTTTAATTGTCTTTCTCTCACAATCTATAGTTAGCAAGTTGAAATTTCTTCCTGATGCAGTGGCATCATTAGAAAATGTACTCTCAGTATTCTCCAATTTTCTGTGAAATGTTCTGCCACTATATATCATGAGGCAAGTAACTTATAAAAGCATCAATTAGTTAGATCCACCTTTGACACTTACCTCAATCTagattatttcacattcagaaTCTGTGATCACCTCATTAAATATTATTGAGTTCCTTATAGCAATGAATACATCACCACCATTAGCACCCAGCATAAAATTTTGTTGCTCTTCACTTCTGGTTTCACCCAGTTTTTTGTTCCAAGTACTGTGTGGGCATTATTGTTGCTAATAAATGAAACTAATTCTTGGACCCTATAACGAAACCTTTTGCAGTTGAGTGACACTAAATAAACATCTGACTTGCAAGGATGAATGATCTCATCTGTCATTAATGTGGTTGATGTACGCCTTTTTCCAGTTGTGGCATGTAGTTTATCACCAAGCTTAGGGAGAGCTAACTGTAGTATCTCTAAACTATGAAACATCAATATGCGTAACACACATACTCTGATACTCAGGTAGCCATTtcctgtatgtatgtatgcatggatATCTGATATATCGAGAAAAACTTATTTTCTAATGTGTTCCCATAAATCCGGCATTCAGAGTATATATACAAAGGGGGAAAGAGTCAGTAGTGTCTGGGACAAAGGAGAAAAAAGGTTACATTCTCATAACTACACAATGTAACAGGGTGTCGTTGATAGTGGTCTACTGACTTATCTCTCTATAGAATACTCATAAACAAAGAATGTAACAACATAaggctgaaaatattttgttgtgtgcAGTGGCTGATATATGGAGGAGAAAGCCGGGAACCTGAGTCAGATGAGTACACAGAGTCCCTAATTAATCCAAAGTTGTATCATTCTACAATAAGTTCCATTTTACCTCTCGTCTCTGATCGTAGTTTAATTGATCTGGTGTAGAGCTTCATGTTATGATATCAGTGAACAGAAGCAGATTggcagcaagaaaaaaaaaaaaggtagataaAATGATGATCTCCCACGGCATAAATGAGGAGTAAAAGTGGAATGTAATAGCAGAATTTTAAACTTTGTTATAATTAAAAAATGATAAGCAGTTCACTAATGAAGAAACATTAATTATTGGCTAAAATGTATGTTGAGGCACAAGAGATGAAATATGGTGGAAATTGTATATTACATAAATACTATCATAAAAACAAAAGCTAGAGAGGTAGTCAAGGAGTTAAGCAGATAGATAGGAAGAAACAAGGAAAATTAGTGTTTTAGCATTTCATCAATGACTAAGTCATTAGAAATAAATGCAGTCTTGAATTGAACAAGAATGGGGAAgaaatcagctgtgtccttttCAGAGGAACTGGACTAGCATTCATCTTACTTGGTTTAGGGAAACTGCAGGAAACCTAAATTTGGACAGCCCAATGGGGACTTGAATCTCATTCCTTTCAAGTGCAAGCCATATATCTTACTATTACAGTGCCCCAAGGAAAGGGAACAACAGTAGagaatgcagggggggggggggcaaatgtgaATAGGTCTCATGTTCTGAGCATTCTGTATAAACTTAATTGtatatgtaaataataataataattttgtgtggcttAATGATTTGGTGCAAGTCTTACCTCAGTTATCCAACACGGGAAAGAGGATCTTCAGTCTAACGTGGAATTCCAACCACTTGTTGTTCCTGGCAACTCCTCAAATTGTTGAGAGGTGAAGTGTAGTTAAAACACAAACTAAAAAAATCCATGGTCTCACAGAGATTCAATCCCACAACCTCTCAGTTTCCAGGCATGTGCTTTTGTGCTGGACAACCAGGACTGACATGTACGTATGTAGTTCATGTTTTGATAAGAGttcgtatcaaaatatgtaacatatatgaccctatcttttgattgcattgtccTAGAAGCTTAAATTACGTACACCGCCAAGGGACGATAGACCTCAGTATTTGACGTAAATCTCAACTTGAACCTAgaactgttcctgagaaaaagagttctTCACAgttgaacagacagacagacagatggacaacaaaatgaTTCTAAAAGCATTCCATTTTTACTGATTGAAGTGCATAAccataaaaaaagtaaaagaacaaaTCTAAATGATTTATGATAAATTATGTTTAAAATGTAGCTAGAGCTGTATACTGAttgcaaaatgaaatttttttctagTATAACTGGTCAAGACAATGATAGAAGTGAAGGTTAAATACCATAGGTCTTAGTGGAAACACTAGTATATCTCATTAATaatcacaacttttttttttaaaaaaaaaaaaaaagttctacgaCTTCTAAGTTTCAATATTTTATGTGATCAACAATAATGTAGCAAATACATcacaatttttttggaaatatttatGTCTATGCCCTTACCTGTCACCAAGCATCACTGACAGTACTATATTTAACTGGTGCTTGCATTTTAGATTGTCAGATGGAACCTCGAAAAGCTTGCCCATGCTTTGTCTCCTCTCTTAAACGATGATGAGAGGAGCCAGATATTGGATGTTATGAATAGCCTTTCATCTTACTCCACTCAGAAAAGGAGGTGAGGTTTTATTCATTCAATATtgtaacatttttctttccaaaaTGGTCTCCTTTGTGTAATATGTGAGTTTCAACTCAAAATTATGTGCGTGCTTCTAATTTCAGACAAGCATTTGTGAGAAAGTTGGGTTTACAACAGTCTGAAGACTCAGATGATGAGCTAATCACACTCTTGCTTCAGATAATGGCAGAAACAAGAGCTGATTTTACAATGACATTTAGGCAGTTTGGTGAAATTGATCTGACTGATATTACAGACAAATCTAAACTAGATACCCTCTGGTCTTTAGAAAAATTGTCTGGGCACAGATTATTTGAAGACTTTATTGAA
This window contains:
- the LOC126203002 gene encoding protein adenylyltransferase SelO-like: MKILLCSTILCVVATSITCDTCDKWPKNYTHLVMDIIERDTCPRLKRSLSEWQFSCSKLKQLPIDEIKENYVRGNVENAVFSEVSPVPLKTKLRLVSISRDALTDILDMDPEISDTEEFIQFIAGNKVLDSSTPLAHRYGGYQFGLWAYQLGDGRAVSLGEYVNSKGQHWELQLKGSGRTPYSRFGDGRAVLRSSVREFLCSEAMYYLGIPTSRAATLVVSEDPVVRDQFYKGYPKAERAAVVLRLAPSWFRFGSLEILTEYGELATLKVLVDYIIQEHFPDLKDDKNKYVQMFSDVAYKSMDLAIHWDTVGFAHGVLNTDNMSLLGITIDYGPFGFVETYDPLFVPNSSDDEKRYALCKQLEIVRWNLEKLAHALSPLLNDDERSQILDVMNSLSSYSTQKRRQAFVRKLGLQQSEDSDDELITLLLQIMAETRADFTMTFRQFGEIDLTDITDKSKLDTLWSLEKLSGHRLFEDFIELYRNRVKKEKDLTEEVRKERILKFNPRYILRNWMAQVAIERAEDDDFTEVQMLHEILKNPFTVQEEAEKRKFAEPPPEWSLFLRVSCSS